In a genomic window of Sardina pilchardus chromosome 20, fSarPil1.1, whole genome shotgun sequence:
- the syf2 gene encoding pre-mRNA-splicing factor syf2: MASGVEVSTPVPEEETSESLASQKREERLRKFRELHFKRNEARKQNHQEVVEEDKRLKLPSNWEAKKARLEYELMVDEKKKECAENGENYHRVKLLEISAEDAERWERKKKKKNPDPGFSGYAEAQQRQYQRLTKQIKPDMESYERQREEYGEDFHPTSNSLIHGTHVPTKEGVDRMVQDLEKQIEKRAKYSRRRAYNDDADIDYINERNAKFNKKAERFYGKYTAEIKQNLERGTAV; this comes from the exons ATGGCGTCTGGTGTAGAG GTGTCTACGCCAGTTCCTGAAGAGGAGACATCAGAAAGCCTCGCATcccagaagagagaggagaggctaaGAAAGTTTCGTGAACTTCATTTCAAAAGG AATGAAGCTCGCAAACAGAACCATCAGGAGGTGGTTGAGGAGGACAAGAGACTGAAACTTCCATCTAACTGGGAGGCAAAGAAAGCTCGTCTAGAGTATGAGCTAATGGTCGACGAGAAGAAGAAG GAGTGTGCAGAAAATGGGGAGAACTACCACCGCGTGAAGCTGCTCGAGATCAGTGCAGAAGATGCTGAGAggtgggagaggaagaagaagaagaagaatccaGACCCGGGTTTCTCTG GCTATGCTGAAGCCCAGCAGCGCCAGTACCAGCGGCTCACCAAGCAAATCAAGCCAGACATGGAGAGCTACGAAAGGCAACGAGAGGAATA TGGTGAGGACTTCCACCCCACCTCCAACAGTCTGATTCATGGAACCCACGTGCCCACCAAAGAAGGCGTCGACCGCATGGTACAGGACCTGGAGAAACA GATTGAGAAGCGGGCTAAATACAGCCGCAGACGAGCCTACAATGATGATGCAGACATTGACTACATCAACGAGCGCAACGCCAAGTTCAACAAGAAGGCTGAGCGTTTCTACGGCAAATACACTGCCGAGATCAAACAGAACCTGGAGAGAGGAACCGCTGTGTAA